Part of the Arachis hypogaea cultivar Tifrunner chromosome 6, arahy.Tifrunner.gnm2.J5K5, whole genome shotgun sequence genome, CTACAAAGTTTCATGTAATGTATATTATATTCAATGCGTTGAGCACTTACATATGAATGAGGAGCGTTAACATCAATTTGAACGCCGCTGGTGGTGGCGGATTGCGCatgcctttttcttttgtctccaaACTGCACCTCAACTGGATGAGCTTCACCTTCTACATTCTTTATCAATTTGCATATAACATAGCTATTATCCACCTGCTACCAACACAACGATGGAGACTTACTTGAAAAATGAAAATACTTTTACACGATGATAATTTAGATATTGCCACATTTTATTGGatgaaagaaaaatgcttaaataTTGAGAAAGTTTTTAGAATACttataaataaaatctaaatttaGCAGGTATATACTAATATTAAAAGgtaatattaacttttttttaatgagaTTAATGTATTTACTAAGGCGAATGCTAATAGattctaaaaataagaaatataggatttcttaaaaattaatttattattaaaaataaaaaataaaatattttaaatgttaaatttaaataattaaaataaaatataataaataaaaaattaaaatttatttgattaataaataCTGTAGCACTGCATTCCTTCTCTTTTTTAGTAAGAACATTTAAAGACGAAGAATGTTAATGATAATGatcaaaattaatattaaaagacACATGTTAGCAAAAATTTGATCATATACACACAAGTATATGAAGAGAAATTTTGAACTCTTTAATGAGACTAGAGGCATTGATTAGTGGTAATTACTGAAGTATTAGTGTGGAGCGACGATCCATGAAGAGTGTATTCATGCAAGATCCATGCACCATCGTAGGAGGTGCCACTCTTATCAAAGACGAAACATTTCTTGGTCCCAATACGGCGGTTCTTGCCCTTGCCAACGATTCCTTCGCCGTCAATGGTTTCAGCTTCAGCTTCCCAGACGCCGGCTCCGATGGGGCGGGAGGCGGTGGAATGGTGCTTTTTGttgggagagaagaagaaaagggcgGTCCTGCCGGCATCAACGTCGCCGGCGAAGTCACGCCAAATGTCCCAAGGGTTCTTGTTGCGGCCGTACAAGTATTCACATTCGTGGATGTTGATGGCGGCGTCCTCGTCCATTGATTGGCCTTTCACCTTGTCGGAAAGAAAATGAATGAGTTCTTCATCGCTGGGTGTGAAGGTTGCGGCCGCACTTAGCTCTGCCATTATTAAACTATGATTTAGGGTTTGGTTTGTTTTTCAAGGAAAAATCACATCAGTTCAAACTACTTTGATTTTGAtctctttcatttcatttttaatatcgatttaaattatataattttttaaattttggattttcaaaaaaaaactaaCTTAAGTTGATAATAcaatgattaaataaataaataaaaattaaataatcataaataaaataatgtaaCTATGTAAGTAAGGATGATAACTTAAACCTATTATAAGTAAAGAAGTGTTTTGGATCGGAGTAGTAATTCTTAGTTTTGctcattttagttaaaaaaaattgtagtattatactatttaaattatattGAAGCAATGTTAAATATCAGTGTTAAACCCGTGTGATCTACatgcttatatttaaattttatatgttaaattaaaaataatatttttatattcataaatttTTTGAGTTTAGTATAATACTATCATCGTCATTATATAATAAATGTGTTGAATAtattgttttatctttattcaaataaaatacaaataaaagagtttgaagtctataatattcttgaaccataaggaaAGAGACAtggaaaaataagaacatatataactgtaataatagTATGTcaattttatactaaattttacATCAAAAGGCTAATAGAAATTTATGTCTATGTACTCTTGTGTATCTATATGTCTATGTCTCATTTATGTTGAGACAACAtaagtaaaaagagagaaaaaaatgaaagtaCCTCTATTGTTGTGCTaagataagacaaaaaaaaaataacaatgtaaacgaagtaaacagaaaaaatttataaatgtgacaaataaaaatatttaaatttaaaaatcaaaatggttaagaagtcacttaattagaaattagtattagaattttaaattttaaatttttaaatagaattttctaattatctagtgcaaatttaaaatttttaaataaaattttctaatcaaACGTTCTTTGTCCATTAGGAATATaaatatttgttaatttaaaaataattttttttagtttcatcataaatagtattaactttattatttgctgataaaaataaataaaattaactataatctaaaaattaataaccttataaattacgtaaatgtagaaaaaatatttaaattttttaaaatactaaattaagtCAATTTTGTCGGAACAACATTAGAAATAGAATTAAATATAGAAAAatgtcaaattaatttttttaaatagtataaataacttCACATCTTAATAATACTGATAattctatttactttattataatcATTTGTAATTAACATAgtagcttataaattatataaatttttaaaagatattctCAAACTCAATTACTtactcaaaaattcaaaaaaaaaagtatatttgaatttaaatttaaaattctaaacatagtactttaattaaaaaatataattaaatttatttttaaaataagtacacattaaaaattaataactaacttaattgtatcaataacaatttaaagaaaaaatttataattttatgacattaaatattaaatta contains:
- the LOC112805262 gene encoding NAC domain-containing protein 91-like, yielding MAELSAAATFTPSDEELIHFLSDKVKGQSMDEDAAINIHECEYLYGRNKNPWDIWRDFAGDVDAGRTALFFFSPNKKHHSTASRPIGAGVWEAEAETIDGEGIVGKGKNRRIGTKKCFVFDKSGTSYDGAWILHEYTLHGSSLHTNTSVDNSYVICKLIKNVEGEAHPVEVQFGDKRKRHAQSATTSGVQIDVNAPHSYVVLTTCHIYFKRNTKEQEVQFIPNELGRRMLLERKYDEDGLILSFIVKQGLPITNENLIRNLMQLQGGTRRGGKGL